The window AAGTAACCGCTAAAATGAACGCTTTGTTAGATAAATCGCTTCCTTTTTACAAAAAAGCACTAGAGGTTGACAGCAAAAATGCAGGTGCATTAGAAACGTTGAAAACCATTTACGCTTTCAGAAACGACACTAAAAACTACGACGAAATTAAAAAACGTTTAGACGCTTTGCCTAAACAATAATTTAGTTAACGTTTTAAAAAAAGAGCCCTGAAATTTCGGGGCTCTTTTTTTTATGTCTATTTTTATGGTTTATTATAGTTTTACTCATTTCTTTATCCTATGCAGAATTGCTTTAAAATATCATTGATCGCTTTAACTTTAGTCTCTTTTAACGCGGCAGCTCAAAAAAGCCAAATCCTGATCGCAAGAAATTCGGTTGGTAAATTGCAGGCTTCAATTGCCAATAAAGAAGACCAAAAGAAACAACTGGCAATCATTACCGATGGCTTAAAATCAATTGAATCGGCCGAGAAAGACAGTAAAACAAAAAACTGGACCGAAACCTGGTCAATAAAATCCTACTTAACTTCTTTCGCGGCTATAATTGATACCGATCAGGGCAATTCGAATAAATATTACGATACAGCAGTAGAGGCGGTGGCCAAAGCCAAATCGCTTGATAGATACAACGATAATTCTGGCCTGATTAAAGCATCTGACCACAATATCCTGATCAAAAAGCAGGATAAAGGCAACGAAGCTTTTTTCAATAATGAATTTAAGGAAGCTTTTACCGATTTAAAGGAAGTAAGCAATAAGTTTCCAGCAGATACCACATTGGCATTAAATACGGCCATTTGTGCTTTAAACATTCAATCGTACGATGAATCGTTAAATTATTTTAAACGCGCCAAAGAAAACGGCATTAAAAATCCGTCGGTTTACCAAAAAATGGCGCAAATGTATGTAGTAAAATCTGATTATGAAACTGCAATCAGGACGCTGGAAGAAGGACTGGTATTAAATCCGTTTAACCGTTTCCTAACCAACGACTACATTAATCTTTTACTCGATACTGAAAATTACAGTAAAGCCACTTCATTGATTGAAAAAAACTTACAGGTTGAAAAGGGTAGTAAATTACTGTATTTTCTTTACGGTTATTTGCAGCAAGTTGGCGGAAACAATTCTACCGCAATTTTAGCTTACGATAAAGCTTTGGCAACTGATCAGAATTATTTTGACGCATTGTACCAACTGAGCATCGCGTACATCAATACCGCTAACGAAACGCTTAAAAAGAATGATGCCGATAAAGCCAGTAAATACAATGGTTTAATTAATCGCGCACAATTTGCTTTACAGCGCGCCAACGAAATCAATCCGAACGATAAAAAAACTGTTCAGCTGCTGCTTGATATTTACACCCGTAAAAAAGCTACAGACAAAGTTCAGGAGCTTAACCGCAAACTTCAGGAACTATAATTCCAATAAAGATATCGCACTGATTCATTAATTTATTTTGTGATTTTTTGAGCTGATTACAGCGAGTAGGTTAGTATTGCTAAAATACAACTTAACATAATATTAATTATATGACAAATTAATAATCTAAGATATTATCCCTGTAACCTCCGTTTTACTTAAGAAAAACTTAATTTTTCTAACTGATGATTATTCAGGTAAACCAAGGTGTTTTCGTTTGAACAATAAGGCGAATGCTCATCACGTGGAATAATTTTATTTTCATTCGTTTCAATATGGCGAATCCTGATTTTGTTGTAATCCACCTTAACAATGCTTTGGTTGATTAAGAAATAAATATGACCGAAAACATTTTGGCCATATTTGATATTAATCCTTTTTTCCAACGTAATGGAAAATTCTTCAAGCTTTAGAATTACATATTGAATTACAAATCCTTTTTTATCATCGATTTTCAAAGAAGATATTAATTCCGGATTTTCATAATCTTCTATATTAAAAACAGAAAAATTTCCGCGTGGTTCTTCTTCATCCTTAAAAAAATAACAAAGGCTCAGGCGCTTGTAATCTGAAGAGCAAAACAGATCTATCGGATCACCCATGCTTCGGTTATAATCAAAACTGTCTTCTTCAAAAAATATATTTCCATAAAAATCGATCTTCAAGTGCCATTTATTCCATTTTTCAGCTTGGAAAACAGACATATTAAAATAAAAATGACGATCTGGCAAACATTGAAACTTATTGAATTTATGAGTATTGAAAATTTCATCGGCTAAACTGATGGTTTCTTTGTGATTAAGGTCGGCATCAACAATTTCTATAAATAGGCTCTGATTACCCACCCCTTTAACGAGTGCAATTTCATCCGAATTTGCTATAAAATCAATTGCAACTATTTTCTCTATTTCATCCATGCTTTCCTGAATTTCCTCTGGCGCTGAATATGCTATAATGCCATGCTCTCGCTTAAAACTTCGGTTTAATTGTCGGGTAAAAAAATAGATGAATACGACGCCGATAATTTTAGCAATGGCATAGGATGAAGTGAGCATTAAAATTTGGACTAAAACCATTTTAGGTTGTTTACCGCTATTTATTTGTTTTCCGAACCAATTTAGCTAAATAAAACAACTAAGATGTAAATAAAAGGACTTTAGTATGCGGATTTTTGTTACGACTATCTGATAGGAATCCCCTTCTTCCCTTTTGACAAAAAATTCCCATTTGATATTATGCATCAAATGGGAATATCGTTTAAATTTATTTAATTACACACCAACAGCTTCTTCAGCCTGAGATTTGATATAACTATCAACCTGGTCGTGTGGAACTTCTTTTACAGGGATTAAAAAATCTCCGTTTGATCCTGATATTACAATTTGATTTTGGAAATGCCCAGGAAATGATCCTCTCGATATATATGGCGATGTACCACTTGCTAAAGGTCCTGTCCAGCCCATAGAATTAATTTTAAGTCCACCAACAAACTGCGGATCACGTGTTAAGGTAAAGCCATACGAATAGTTTGGCGCATCGCCTTGAACTTCTACAATAAAAATCCCAGGGGTACGTAATCCTGTCCACAGATAAGTTACTGTTGTTTTGGCCGGATTTACCGGTTCAGTTGAATAAAATCCCATTTTTTTTGTTTTATAGATAATCCTCTTTTTTACAAGGGTTTCGGTTTCCCTACAACTCAAGGCTCAATCAGATTATAAAGAACAAAAGAGCGTTTCGCACTGATTATTCCTTAAAGTTGTCAACCAAATATCCAGTAAACAGCTATATCAAAACAGCGTAATATCACCCTTATTTTGCTGCGTATTTCTACTTAGCATTTGAGTATATTTACTGTTGGAACATGATTGATAAAAACTATTTATCTCCAAACTTGTACTTCAAATATGTACGATCATTATAGCTTTCAGGAAGCAACCGCTTACCAAATTGAGCTTGCAAAACAATTAAAATTTGCGCAGGTAGATAAAATTAAAACCATTGCTGGTGCTGATATTTCGTTCAACAAAAACAGTACAACCATGTACGCTACAATTGTGATGCTTGAATATCCGGCTATGGTATTAAAATCTTTTGCTTTAGCCACTTTCGAAACCAATTTTCCATACAAGCCTGGTTTTTTAGGTTTTAAAGAAGTTCCGGCTTTGCTGAGAGTTTGGGAATTAATTGCAGATAAGCCGGATATTGTGGTGCTTGATGGCAATGGAATTCTGCACCCGAGGCGCATGGGTGTTGCGTCTCATTTTGGTATTTTAACCAATCAGGCAACAATTGGTTGCGCCAAAAGTCTGTTGTATGGCGAAAATCATGTGCCTGAACCCAATAAATTTAGCACAACAGTAATTAAAAGCCATGGCGAAACGCTTGGATTTGCACTCCGTACCAAAAATAATTGTGCGCCGGTTTACGTATCGGCCGGGCATTTAATTACGCAGGAACAAAGCCTCGAAGTAATTAAAAATTGTATTGGAAACTACCGGATTCCGGAGCCAACAAGATTGGCGCATAACATTGTCAACGACTTTAGAACTGGCAAACTCAAAGCCGGTTTTCATGAAGTTGTACCAGATTTAACGCTGTTTTAATTATCGCGAATAAAGCATAGGGATGCTGAAATAAATTCAGCATTGACGATTTTAAGTTTAAAACCTACACCCAGTTTATGCCTTTTTTAAGCAATTGCACAGTTTCATATTCTTCAGTACCAACAGCTGGCTGTACATTATAACCCCAATTGGCCTGTGGCGGTAAGCTCATCAAAATTGATTCGATACGGCCATTGGTTTCCAATCCGAATTTAGTTCCAGAATCGTAAACCAGGTTAAATTCTACATAACGGCTCCGGCGCTGATACTGCCATTCTTTTTGTTGCTCAGTAAATTCTTTATCGCGGTTACGGTCAATTAATTCAGTATAAATCGGCAGAAAAGTTTCGCCAACATTGATAGAGAAATCTAAAATCTGCTCCCAGCTTAAATTGGTATTTTCTGGTTTTAACCGATCATAAAAAATGCCGCCAATACCACGGGTTTCTTCGCGGTGTTTAATAAAGAAATAATCGTCGGCATGCGTTTTAAATTTCGGGTAAAAATCTGCGCTGAACTCATCGCAGGCATTTTTTAATTTATGGTGAAAAAACCTGGCGTCATTTTCAAAAACATAATGTGGCGTTAAATCAATTCCGCCACCAAACCAGCGTGTGTTTTCATTAAGTTCGAAATAACGGATATTCATGTGGATAATCGGTACCAGCGGATGGTTCGGGTGGATTACAATAGAAACACCTGTTGCAAAAAAATCGTCTTCGGTTACATTGAAAGCTTTTTTAACGGCTTCGGGTAGTTTGCCGTGTACAGCCGAAAAATTTACGCCACCTTTTTCGATAATCGCACCGTTCTGCATAATCCGGGTACGTCCGCCTCCCCACCGTTTCGCTCCCAAAGCTCCTCTTCAAACTTCCCTTGCCATCGGCAATTTCCAATCCACGGCAAATCTCATCTTGTATTTGCTTATAACGCGCTGCTACTTCTTCTTTCAACATGATGGCTCTTTCTATTTCCATACAAATTTAAGGCTATTAAAATAGCTATACTGATTTATGTTTAGATAGTACATTTTATTGACATTGACTGTGATTCGACCAGCCTGCTTTTGATTATTCCTCCAGGTAATCGAGGTCTTTACTAAAGCTTTCTTTTAAATACAATACAGAAATCATCGCAATTGCCGTTAAAACCCCCATTACAATAAATGCTGCCGGAATGATGTGATAACGGTGTACAAAAAACTCAAAAAGGAAAGTAATCGGAATTAATGCGCCACGTACAAAATTGGGTGCGGTGGTGGTTACGGTAGAACGGATGTTGGTACCAAACTGTTCGGCTGCGATAGTAACAAATGTAGCCCAATACCCAACAGCAAAACCCATAAACAAGCAAATGAGGATAAAGTTACTTTCAGTTAAACCGGTACTGGTAAGATAAACTATAACAGTAATTACTGATAAACCCTGAAAAATAAGCACAGTTTTCCTGCGCGATC is drawn from Pedobacter sp. HDW13 and contains these coding sequences:
- a CDS encoding lipopolysaccharide assembly protein LapB, translated to MQNCFKISLIALTLVSFNAAAQKSQILIARNSVGKLQASIANKEDQKKQLAIITDGLKSIESAEKDSKTKNWTETWSIKSYLTSFAAIIDTDQGNSNKYYDTAVEAVAKAKSLDRYNDNSGLIKASDHNILIKKQDKGNEAFFNNEFKEAFTDLKEVSNKFPADTTLALNTAICALNIQSYDESLNYFKRAKENGIKNPSVYQKMAQMYVVKSDYETAIRTLEEGLVLNPFNRFLTNDYINLLLDTENYSKATSLIEKNLQVEKGSKLLYFLYGYLQQVGGNNSTAILAYDKALATDQNYFDALYQLSIAYINTANETLKKNDADKASKYNGLINRAQFALQRANEINPNDKKTVQLLLDIYTRKKATDKVQELNRKLQEL
- a CDS encoding endonuclease V produces the protein MYDHYSFQEATAYQIELAKQLKFAQVDKIKTIAGADISFNKNSTTMYATIVMLEYPAMVLKSFALATFETNFPYKPGFLGFKEVPALLRVWELIADKPDIVVLDGNGILHPRRMGVASHFGILTNQATIGCAKSLLYGENHVPEPNKFSTTVIKSHGETLGFALRTKNNCAPVYVSAGHLITQEQSLEVIKNCIGNYRIPEPTRLAHNIVNDFRTGKLKAGFHEVVPDLTLF